A window from Shumkonia mesophila encodes these proteins:
- a CDS encoding tripartite tricarboxylate transporter TctB family protein: protein MPYVLVAAATCGLATLFFISSLSMQPAAYQMPRLLVALVFILAAAMLIDYAVHKRRKAAGQPLDELTVPLLVPFFQGAIISRIGIFLGAVVLYVVLLEPLGYFIVTPLFLLGTLLYLRACRLWVAAVIAAVAPVFVYFIFILLLDLPVPMGIME, encoded by the coding sequence ATGCCCTACGTTCTTGTCGCGGCGGCCACCTGCGGGTTGGCCACGCTGTTTTTCATATCGTCCCTGTCGATGCAGCCGGCCGCCTATCAGATGCCGCGCCTGCTGGTCGCCCTGGTTTTCATCCTGGCGGCCGCCATGCTGATCGACTACGCCGTCCACAAGCGCCGGAAGGCCGCCGGACAACCGCTCGATGAACTGACGGTGCCGCTCCTTGTCCCCTTCTTCCAAGGCGCCATCATCTCCCGCATCGGCATTTTCCTGGGCGCCGTGGTGCTCTACGTCGTGTTGCTGGAACCGCTGGGCTACTTCATCGTCACGCCCTTGTTCCTGTTGGGCACGCTGCTCTACCTCCGAGCCTGCCGATTGTGGGTCGCCGCCGTCATCGCCGCCGTGGCGCCCGTTTTCGTCTATTTCATCTTTATCCTGCTGCTCGACCTGCCGGTACCGATGGGGATCATGGAATGA
- a CDS encoding Bug family tripartite tricarboxylate transporter substrate binding protein, producing MTRTKVLSVFAAALMAGAAIAGTANAEAYKPGDKIKILQGFKPGGGSDALAQLVLPFLTKEMNVTFVNEYIPGAAGAIAWAKLGNATKNDGYTISITNSPMIVSNYLLNDEIKYNVKQLEPIANVVTDPGILVVGPNSPYKTFQDFLAAAKAAPDKITIGNSGVGGDDFFSTIFLGQLTGAKFKMVPFSGDGPSATAAMGDKIDASANNLGIVYAQLKASNLRALAIFSEKRHPKLPDVPTMKELGYNLVNGSSRGFSAPAGIPKEKRDALVNAFKKVLSDPAFLAEAERQTQDIEAIIGDDYKKLIYSMEDVYRPIVEEVKKNEKK from the coding sequence ATGACTAGGACAAAGGTCCTGAGTGTCTTTGCGGCCGCCCTGATGGCGGGCGCGGCGATCGCCGGCACGGCGAACGCGGAAGCGTACAAGCCCGGCGACAAGATCAAGATCCTGCAGGGCTTCAAGCCCGGCGGCGGTTCCGATGCGCTGGCGCAGCTGGTGTTGCCGTTCCTGACCAAGGAAATGAACGTCACCTTCGTCAACGAATACATTCCCGGCGCCGCCGGCGCCATCGCCTGGGCGAAGCTCGGCAACGCCACGAAGAACGACGGCTACACGATCAGCATCACCAACTCGCCGATGATCGTGTCCAACTACCTGCTGAACGACGAGATCAAGTACAACGTCAAGCAGTTGGAACCGATCGCCAACGTGGTGACCGACCCCGGCATCCTGGTGGTCGGCCCGAACAGCCCCTACAAGACCTTCCAGGACTTCCTGGCCGCCGCCAAAGCCGCCCCCGACAAGATCACCATCGGCAACTCGGGCGTCGGCGGCGACGACTTCTTCTCCACCATCTTCCTGGGACAATTGACCGGTGCCAAGTTCAAGATGGTGCCGTTCAGCGGCGACGGCCCGTCGGCCACCGCCGCCATGGGCGACAAGATCGACGCCAGCGCCAACAACCTGGGCATCGTGTACGCCCAGCTCAAAGCGAGCAACCTGCGCGCCCTGGCCATCTTCTCGGAGAAGCGCCATCCGAAGCTGCCCGACGTCCCGACCATGAAGGAACTGGGCTACAACCTGGTGAACGGCTCCTCGCGCGGCTTCAGCGCGCCGGCCGGCATTCCCAAGGAAAAGCGCGACGCCCTGGTCAACGCCTTCAAGAAGGTATTGAGCGACCCGGCCTTCCTGGCCGAGGCCGAGCGCCAGACCCAGGACATCGAAGCGATCATCGGCGACGACTACAAGAAGCTGATCTACTCGATGGAAGACGTCTATCGTCCGATCGTCGAGGAAGTCAAAAAGAACGAAAAGAAGTAA